A region from the Wansuia hejianensis genome encodes:
- the hemA gene encoding glutamyl-tRNA reductase, translated as MSIRMLGIDHNLAPVDIRAVFSFTKKNAVAAMELLKKEAKVEGCIILSTCNRMELWVSVPEEWEGSLLEELCRIKGVDPTEFAGYFVERAEEEAVSHLFHLTCGLKSMILAEDQIISQVRDAHALAREYYFTDGVLEVLFRKAVTAAKKVKTDVVFTRASETAVDRAVIMLENQGFSLKGKKCMVIGNGEMGKLAAQTLAGKGADVTVTVRQYRSGVVQIPRGCSRIDYGERMELFPRCELVVSATASPNYTLRMELLEQISLEKPVILIDLAVPRDIEPEIGGLPQVTLYDIDDFKSQEDAENADAYEKAEYILKEEMGEFYAWLGGRDLIPRIQMIQQDAVTDLNLRIQKVIRKLPMEGKDQEKLLKSIDTAAGKVVGKMMFGLRDFLEKDSFLECMDGLEKLYETGE; from the coding sequence ATGAGTATACGGATGCTGGGGATTGACCATAATCTGGCCCCGGTGGATATAAGAGCGGTTTTCTCTTTCACGAAGAAGAACGCGGTAGCCGCCATGGAGCTGCTGAAAAAAGAGGCGAAGGTGGAAGGCTGCATTATCTTGTCCACCTGTAACCGGATGGAATTGTGGGTCAGCGTGCCGGAGGAATGGGAGGGCTCTCTTCTGGAAGAGCTCTGCCGGATAAAAGGAGTAGATCCCACAGAGTTTGCCGGATATTTTGTGGAGCGTGCGGAGGAAGAAGCTGTTTCCCATCTGTTCCATCTGACTTGCGGCCTGAAGTCCATGATTTTAGCGGAGGATCAGATTATTTCCCAAGTCAGGGACGCTCATGCCCTGGCGAGAGAGTATTATTTTACAGATGGGGTTCTGGAAGTTTTGTTCCGGAAGGCTGTGACGGCCGCTAAAAAGGTGAAAACAGATGTGGTGTTTACCCGTGCCAGCGAGACTGCTGTCGACCGTGCGGTTATCATGCTGGAAAATCAGGGCTTTTCCCTGAAGGGGAAAAAATGCATGGTCATCGGCAACGGTGAGATGGGTAAGCTTGCAGCCCAGACGCTTGCAGGCAAGGGGGCAGATGTGACGGTCACGGTCCGGCAGTACAGGAGCGGCGTCGTTCAGATACCGAGAGGCTGCAGCCGGATTGATTACGGAGAGAGGATGGAGCTGTTTCCCCGGTGCGAGCTGGTGGTCAGCGCCACGGCCAGTCCCAATTATACTCTGAGGATGGAGCTTCTAGAGCAGATCAGCCTTGAGAAGCCTGTGATATTGATCGACCTGGCGGTGCCCAGGGATATTGAGCCGGAGATCGGCGGCCTTCCGCAGGTGACCCTGTATGATATTGATGATTTTAAAAGTCAGGAAGACGCAGAAAATGCGGATGCTTATGAAAAAGCAGAATATATTCTTAAAGAAGAGATGGGAGAATTTTATGCCTGGCTGGGCGGCAGGGACTTGATACCGAGAATTCAGATGATCCAGCAGGACGCCGTGACAGATCTGAACCTGCGAATCCAGAAGGTCATCCGTAAACTTCCCATGGAAGGAAAAGATCAGGAAAAGCTTCTGAAAAGCATTGATACTGCCGCAGGGAAGGTGGTGGGGAAGATGATGTTCGGGCTTCGGGATTTCCTGGAAAAAGATTCTTTTCTGGAGTGCATGGATGGATTGGAGAAGCTGTATGAAACAGGAGAGTAG
- a CDS encoding precorrin-2 dehydrogenase/sirohydrochlorin ferrochelatase family protein: MKQESSYFPVFIDLSDKKIVVVGGGTIACRRIKTLLPFVECLTVAAPVILPELQELALSKRICWVQERYRREQILDADLVLACTDDEQINDEIYSVCRCLGIMVNVCSDRRKCDFYFPGIVKKEDVVVGITANGKDHKRAKEVREKIEDLLEEEQKKWK; the protein is encoded by the coding sequence ATGAAACAGGAGAGTAGTTATTTTCCGGTTTTTATTGATTTAAGCGATAAGAAAATCGTAGTGGTCGGCGGCGGAACAATCGCCTGCCGGCGGATTAAGACGCTGCTTCCTTTTGTGGAGTGTTTAACCGTTGCAGCTCCGGTTATTCTGCCGGAGCTGCAGGAACTGGCATTGAGTAAAAGAATCTGCTGGGTTCAGGAGCGTTACAGGAGAGAACAGATCCTGGACGCGGATCTGGTGCTGGCCTGTACGGATGACGAACAGATTAATGATGAGATTTACAGCGTTTGCAGGTGTCTTGGGATCATGGTAAATGTGTGCAGTGACCGGAGAAAGTGTGATTTCTATTTTCCGGGAATCGTGAAGAAAGAAGATGTGGTTGTGGGAATCACTGCCAACGGAAAGGATCATAAGAGAGCGAAAGAGGTCCGTGAAAAAATTGAAGATCTTCTGGAGGAGGAGCAAAAAAAGTGGAAATAA
- the hemC gene encoding hydroxymethylbilane synthase, whose translation MKKKFVIGSRESALAVVQSRMVLAYLKEHCPELEPELLTMKTTGDKILDRRLDQIGGKGLFVKELDRALGEKRSDLSVHSLKDLPMEVPEELPVVYYSKREDPRDVLVLPEGRKTPDLSLPIGTSSLRRILQLQEIYPGARFESVRGNLQTRLRKLDEGQYGAIILAAAGMKRMGYEDRISRYFSIDEVIPSAGQGILALQGRKGEDYTFLEGFSDREAFYAAAAERAFVRWLDGGCSSPIAAHAQISGDILELWGLYYEEETRTCRKGRKTGPVCQAAAIGIELARELSEAGEKDCVAEEHSAAAGQVRENGGGRNRTGEEKDR comes from the coding sequence ATAAAGAAAAAATTTGTGATCGGCAGCCGGGAAAGCGCCCTTGCGGTGGTTCAGAGCCGGATGGTGCTGGCTTATTTGAAGGAGCACTGCCCGGAGCTGGAGCCGGAGCTGCTGACCATGAAGACAACGGGGGATAAAATACTGGACCGGAGGCTGGATCAGATCGGCGGTAAAGGCCTGTTTGTCAAGGAGCTGGATAGGGCGCTGGGTGAGAAGAGGAGTGATCTGTCAGTCCACAGCCTGAAAGACTTGCCCATGGAGGTCCCGGAAGAGCTTCCGGTGGTCTATTACTCGAAAAGGGAGGACCCCAGGGATGTCCTGGTGCTGCCGGAGGGCCGGAAAACACCGGATCTGTCTCTTCCCATCGGGACCTCTTCTCTGCGGAGAATACTGCAGCTTCAGGAAATCTATCCGGGGGCACGGTTTGAGAGCGTGAGGGGTAACCTGCAGACGCGTTTACGCAAGCTGGATGAAGGCCAGTACGGTGCCATCATTCTTGCGGCGGCCGGCATGAAGCGCATGGGCTATGAGGACCGGATCAGCCGTTATTTTTCGATTGATGAGGTGATTCCCTCCGCCGGCCAGGGGATTCTGGCGCTTCAGGGGCGTAAGGGAGAAGATTACACCTTTTTGGAGGGCTTTTCAGACAGGGAGGCCTTTTATGCGGCTGCGGCTGAACGTGCCTTTGTGCGCTGGCTGGATGGGGGATGCTCATCTCCGATCGCGGCTCATGCGCAGATTTCCGGGGATATCCTGGAGTTGTGGGGCCTTTATTATGAAGAAGAGACCAGGACCTGCCGGAAGGGCAGAAAAACAGGCCCGGTGTGTCAGGCGGCGGCTATTGGGATTGAACTGGCGAGAGAACTTTCGGAGGCCGGGGAGAAAGATTGTGTGGCAGAGGAGCACAGCGCAGCGGCAGGCCAGGTCAGAGAAAACGGCGGCGGCCGGAATAGGACAGGAGAGGAGAAAGACAGATGA
- the cobA gene encoding uroporphyrinogen-III C-methyltransferase: MSTGKVWLVGAGPGDCGLFTLKGYQVLMQADVVVYDSLVGDGVLAMIPDTAVTINVGKRASHHTMVQEEINQVLLREAEAGHRVVRLKGGDPFLFGRGGEELELLTERGIPYEVVPGVTSSIAVPAYNGIPVTHRDFTSSLHIITGHKRAGEDYNINFKALVETEGTLVFLMGVTALPDICRGLLDAGMNPEMPAAILQKGTTAGQKRIVATVGTLPDEVKRRGIETPAIIVVGKVCCLAGDFAWYERLPLAGYKVLVTRPKELISTMSERLRAQGAEVLELPAIETVPVPDNLRLREACANLEQYQWIAFTSPTGVRVFFDALKVFETDVRKLAHMKVAAIGEGTRKALQERGFFVDLMPEVYDGAALGAALAAVCGRDEQILLPRAEAGSMEILDQLAGFQVDDIPTYQTVYRRQEFIDEARLFDEGNVDCAVFTSASTVKGFVEATPGLDYSRVTAACIGRQTKACADSFGMKTYMSEKATIDSLVRLVIELRKE, translated from the coding sequence ATGAGTACAGGAAAAGTTTGGCTGGTGGGCGCAGGCCCCGGGGACTGCGGACTGTTTACTTTAAAGGGGTATCAGGTGCTGATGCAGGCGGATGTGGTAGTCTATGACAGCCTGGTGGGAGACGGCGTGCTGGCGATGATCCCGGATACGGCGGTCACCATAAATGTAGGCAAGAGAGCCAGCCATCATACGATGGTTCAGGAGGAGATTAACCAGGTGCTGCTGCGGGAGGCAGAGGCCGGGCACAGGGTGGTCCGCCTGAAGGGAGGCGACCCTTTCCTGTTCGGGCGTGGCGGAGAAGAGCTGGAGCTTCTCACGGAAAGAGGGATTCCCTATGAGGTGGTGCCGGGAGTCACGTCGTCTATCGCAGTGCCTGCCTATAACGGGATTCCGGTTACTCACAGGGATTTTACGTCCTCTCTTCATATCATCACCGGCCACAAACGGGCGGGAGAGGATTATAATATTAACTTTAAGGCTCTGGTTGAGACGGAGGGAACGCTGGTATTCCTGATGGGGGTTACGGCGCTCCCGGATATCTGCCGGGGCCTTCTGGACGCGGGAATGAATCCAGAAATGCCGGCCGCCATACTCCAGAAGGGAACGACCGCGGGTCAGAAGCGTATTGTTGCGACAGTGGGCACATTACCCGATGAGGTGAAACGCCGGGGAATTGAGACACCCGCGATCATCGTTGTCGGAAAAGTATGCTGCCTGGCCGGAGATTTCGCCTGGTATGAGAGGCTGCCGCTGGCAGGGTATAAGGTTTTGGTGACGCGTCCGAAGGAGTTGATTTCCACCATGTCGGAGAGGCTCCGCGCCCAGGGGGCGGAGGTCCTTGAGCTGCCGGCTATTGAGACTGTGCCGGTCCCTGACAATCTAAGGCTCAGAGAGGCCTGTGCCAATCTGGAACAATATCAGTGGATTGCGTTTACCAGCCCCACTGGAGTTAGGGTTTTCTTCGATGCGCTGAAAGTATTTGAGACTGACGTACGGAAACTGGCACATATGAAGGTGGCGGCTATCGGTGAGGGGACGCGGAAAGCTCTGCAGGAAAGGGGATTTTTTGTGGACCTGATGCCTGAGGTTTATGACGGCGCCGCCCTGGGCGCTGCTCTGGCCGCTGTATGCGGCAGGGATGAACAGATCCTTCTTCCGAGAGCAGAGGCCGGAAGCATGGAAATCCTGGATCAGCTGGCTGGTTTTCAGGTGGATGATATACCCACCTATCAGACGGTATACAGGAGACAGGAATTCATAGACGAGGCCCGGCTGTTTGATGAGGGAAATGTAGACTGTGCCGTATTTACCAGCGCATCCACGGTAAAGGGATTTGTTGAGGCAACTCCGGGGCTTGATTATTCCAGAGTGACTGCTGCCTGTATCGGCAGGCAGACAAAAGCCTGCGCAGATTCCTTCGGAATGAAAACTTATATGTCTGAAAAAGCAACTATTGACAGCCTGGTACGGCTGGTGATAGAACTAAGGAAGGAATAG
- the hemB gene encoding porphobilinogen synthase: MDMIKRPRRLRGSEVLRKMVRETRMDKSSLIYPLFVKEGTGIKEEIPSMPNQYRYSLDVLPEKLAELADAGVTSVMLFGIPDVKDPVGSGAYAEDGIVQKALRAAKAEVPDLYYITDVCMCEYTSHGHCGVLCGSEVNNDETLKLLAKTALSHVQAGADMVAPSDMMDGRVLAIRNTLDDNGFQNIPVMSYAVKYASAFYGPFREAAGSAPSFGDRKSYQMDFHNSREGIREAMLDVEEGADIIMVKPAMSFLDMVTKVRDVVSVPVAAYSVSGEYAMVKAAAARGWIDEERIICEMAASVYRAGAQIYLTYYAEELARFMDEGRIG, translated from the coding sequence ATGGATATGATTAAAAGGCCGCGCCGGCTGCGCGGAAGTGAAGTTTTGAGGAAGATGGTGAGGGAAACCAGGATGGATAAATCTTCCCTGATCTATCCGTTGTTCGTGAAAGAGGGAACGGGAATTAAGGAAGAGATTCCCTCCATGCCAAACCAGTACAGGTACAGCCTCGATGTTCTTCCGGAGAAGCTGGCAGAGCTTGCGGACGCAGGAGTTACAAGCGTGATGCTGTTTGGAATTCCTGATGTGAAAGACCCGGTGGGTTCGGGGGCCTATGCGGAGGACGGAATCGTTCAGAAGGCCCTTCGCGCGGCAAAGGCGGAAGTGCCGGATCTATATTATATCACAGACGTGTGCATGTGTGAGTATACCTCTCACGGGCATTGCGGAGTGCTCTGCGGCAGTGAGGTTAATAACGACGAAACCCTGAAGCTGCTGGCTAAGACGGCCCTGTCACATGTGCAGGCAGGCGCCGACATGGTAGCGCCTTCAGATATGATGGACGGAAGGGTGCTGGCGATCCGGAATACACTTGATGACAATGGGTTTCAGAATATACCCGTCATGTCCTATGCGGTAAAGTATGCTTCAGCTTTTTACGGTCCCTTCCGTGAGGCTGCCGGTTCTGCGCCGTCCTTCGGCGACCGGAAAAGTTATCAGATGGATTTCCATAACAGCCGGGAAGGCATCAGGGAGGCCATGCTGGATGTGGAAGAGGGAGCGGATATTATCATGGTAAAACCGGCCATGTCATTCCTGGATATGGTTACAAAGGTGCGGGACGTGGTATCTGTGCCGGTGGCGGCTTACAGCGTCAGCGGAGAATACGCCATGGTAAAGGCTGCTGCTGCCAGGGGATGGATTGATGAGGAACGGATCATCTGCGAGATGGCGGCGTCGGTTTACCGTGCGGGCGCACAGATTTATTTGACTTATTATGCGGAAGAGCTGGCCAGATTCATGGATGAAGGGAGGATCGGCTGA
- the hemL gene encoding glutamate-1-semialdehyde 2,1-aminomutase, which yields MGKSEELMERALKYIPGGVNSPVRAYGNVGMTPRFIQGATGPYIFDADGEKYIDYICSWGPMILGHNGQRVLKKVVRACEDGLSFGAPTEIEVDMAEFICEHIPHIEMVRMVNSGTEAVMSAIRAARGYTGRNKIIKFSGCYHGHSDCLLVDAGSGLMTAGIPGSAGVPEGCTRDTLTAAYNDLPSVERLFEANPGEIAAVIVEPVAANMGVVLPENGFLEGLRQICTNEGALLIFDEVITGFRLAFGGAAEKFGIAPDLVTYGKIIGGGMPVGAYGGRHEVMEMVAPLGPVYQAGTLSGNPVAMAAGLEQLHILWEHPEYYTELEKKGEKLYGRMEELVKLYGAPCTVNAAGSLGCVFFTDSKVTNYTIAKTADTVEFARYFKYMLDRRIHLAPSQFEAMFLSEAHTDDNIEETLEAFEGYLKTRE from the coding sequence ATGGGAAAATCTGAAGAACTGATGGAACGCGCGCTAAAATATATCCCCGGCGGCGTCAATTCGCCGGTGCGCGCTTATGGAAATGTGGGAATGACGCCCAGGTTTATCCAGGGAGCCACAGGCCCCTATATTTTCGACGCGGATGGGGAAAAATATATAGATTATATCTGTTCGTGGGGACCTATGATTTTGGGACATAACGGGCAGAGGGTATTGAAAAAGGTGGTCAGGGCCTGTGAGGATGGCCTGAGCTTCGGGGCGCCTACGGAGATTGAGGTGGACATGGCAGAGTTTATCTGCGAACATATCCCCCATATTGAGATGGTCCGCATGGTGAATTCCGGTACGGAGGCAGTCATGAGCGCGATTCGGGCGGCCAGAGGCTATACGGGAAGAAATAAGATCATTAAGTTTTCCGGCTGTTATCACGGACACAGCGACTGTCTGCTGGTGGACGCCGGATCAGGCCTGATGACTGCGGGGATCCCGGGAAGCGCAGGTGTCCCTGAGGGCTGTACCAGGGATACGCTGACGGCGGCATACAATGATCTTCCCAGCGTGGAAAGACTGTTTGAGGCCAATCCTGGTGAGATTGCGGCAGTGATCGTGGAGCCGGTCGCGGCCAACATGGGGGTTGTGCTGCCTGAGAATGGATTTCTGGAAGGACTGAGGCAGATCTGTACGAACGAAGGGGCGCTTCTGATCTTTGACGAGGTGATTACCGGTTTCAGGCTGGCCTTTGGAGGGGCTGCGGAGAAATTTGGCATTGCGCCGGATCTGGTGACTTACGGGAAAATCATCGGAGGCGGCATGCCGGTGGGTGCCTATGGCGGCCGGCATGAGGTCATGGAGATGGTGGCGCCGCTGGGTCCGGTCTATCAGGCGGGAACTCTGAGCGGCAATCCGGTGGCAATGGCGGCCGGCCTGGAGCAGCTGCATATACTCTGGGAGCATCCCGAATACTATACAGAACTGGAAAAGAAGGGTGAAAAGCTCTACGGCCGGATGGAGGAACTGGTTAAGCTGTACGGCGCACCGTGTACGGTGAACGCGGCCGGATCTCTGGGCTGTGTCTTTTTCACGGATTCTAAGGTTACGAATTATACCATTGCCAAGACCGCGGATACTGTGGAATTCGCGAGGTATTTTAAATATATGCTGGATCGCAGGATACATTTGGCTCCTTCGCAATTTGAGGCAATGTTCCTCTCAGAGGCGCATACGGATGATAATATCGAAGAAACCCTGGAAGCATTTGAAGGCTATCTGAAGACAAGAGAGTGA
- a CDS encoding MutS-related protein, whose protein sequence is MTVTPEDLGVLAAIGILILAFVVIALRERSRQKSFFRNKIRRDWGKPPEGEWTAEELDSISHYTRRRSEGRFQIDDITWNDLDMDEVFLQMNHTVSSCGEDYLYSMLRLPEFNPEVLDERNRLAEFFRTREKEREQVQMMLRIIDKRKGYSVSDYIDALSSVPHKSIVKYVLMAVASLVSIIMFFISPLAAVFLLILTMAVNGITHYRESQEIEKYLSCLSCVLRILKASEEISKCRIPEIGGYAERIRSSASGLQKIRRKCVTLVSAKGVDLGFAAIMSYLNNFFMLDFIQFYSVLKDLQGRQRDIDSLLENIGILDSAMAVASFREYLPIWCRPEFTPGPAVSLKADNLYHPLISSPVANSIAAEGGVLLTGSNASGKSTFLKTVAINAILAQSIDTCMATEYSCAMVKTMTSMALRDDVQSGESYYIVEIKSLKRILSEIRKGEPILCIIDEVLRGTNTIERIAASSRILASLHETNVLPFAATHDIELTYILEDVYHNYHFEEEITDRDINFNYLLKKGRAVSRNAITLLEFIGYDKKIVSEARAAAADFEAAGVWKRLGPPVPLS, encoded by the coding sequence ATGACAGTGACACCGGAAGATTTGGGAGTGCTGGCGGCGATTGGAATTTTGATTCTCGCATTTGTAGTAATTGCACTTCGCGAAAGAAGCAGGCAGAAATCATTTTTCAGGAATAAGATCCGCCGGGACTGGGGCAAGCCTCCGGAAGGTGAATGGACGGCAGAAGAGCTGGACAGCATCTCTCATTATACCAGGAGACGGAGTGAGGGGCGGTTTCAGATTGATGATATCACCTGGAATGACCTGGATATGGACGAGGTTTTCCTGCAGATGAATCATACGGTATCATCCTGCGGGGAGGATTATCTTTATTCTATGCTAAGACTTCCGGAATTTAACCCGGAGGTTCTGGATGAACGGAACCGGCTGGCTGAGTTTTTCCGAACCAGGGAGAAGGAGAGGGAGCAGGTACAGATGATGCTGCGCATCATTGATAAGCGGAAAGGTTACTCTGTTTCCGATTATATTGATGCCTTGTCCTCTGTGCCTCACAAGAGCATCGTGAAATATGTCCTGATGGCTGTGGCCAGTCTGGTATCCATTATCATGTTCTTTATTTCACCGTTAGCCGCGGTTTTTCTTCTGATTTTGACAATGGCGGTGAATGGGATCACACACTACAGGGAGAGCCAGGAGATCGAGAAATATCTTTCATGCCTCTCCTGCGTTCTTCGGATTCTGAAAGCATCTGAAGAAATCAGTAAATGCAGAATTCCGGAGATCGGAGGTTATGCGGAACGGATCAGGAGCAGCGCTTCGGGTCTTCAGAAGATACGGAGAAAATGCGTGACTCTGGTGAGCGCGAAGGGAGTTGATCTGGGCTTTGCAGCGATCATGTCTTATCTCAATAACTTTTTTATGCTGGATTTCATACAGTTCTATTCTGTTCTGAAGGATCTGCAGGGACGGCAGAGGGATATCGACAGCCTGCTGGAGAACATTGGGATTTTGGACAGCGCGATGGCAGTCGCATCCTTCCGGGAATATCTTCCTATCTGGTGCAGGCCGGAATTCACGCCGGGGCCAGCGGTGAGTCTGAAAGCGGACAACCTCTATCATCCGCTGATTTCCAGTCCCGTTGCCAACAGCATAGCGGCGGAAGGAGGAGTTTTACTGACAGGCTCCAACGCTTCCGGCAAATCCACTTTTTTGAAAACGGTGGCGATAAACGCCATACTGGCCCAGAGCATTGACACTTGTATGGCTACGGAGTATTCCTGCGCTATGGTAAAAACCATGACGTCGATGGCCCTGAGAGATGATGTACAGAGCGGCGAAAGTTACTATATCGTGGAGATCAAGTCTCTGAAAAGGATTCTCTCTGAGATCCGGAAGGGTGAACCGATTCTCTGTATCATCGATGAAGTTCTCCGCGGGACCAACACTATTGAACGGATTGCGGCTTCTTCTCGGATACTGGCGTCTCTCCATGAGACAAATGTGCTGCCGTTTGCTGCAACGCATGACATAGAGCTTACTTATATCCTGGAGGACGTGTACCATAACTACCACTTCGAGGAGGAGATCACGGACAGGGATATTAATTTTAACTACCTGTTAAAAAAAGGCAGGGCAGTCAGCCGTAATGCCATCACACTTCTGGAATTTATCGGTTATGATAAGAAAATTGTCAGCGAGGCCCGGGCGGCCGCGGCTGATTTTGAGGCGGCGGGCGTCTGGAAGCGTCTGGGGCCCCCCGTCCCACTTAGCTGA
- the rnhA gene encoding ribonuclease HI: MLVEIFTDGSARGNPDGPGGYGCVLHYRDGRGQLHERELSQGYVKTTNNRMELMAAIAGLEALNRPCEVRLYSDSKYLVDAFNQHWIDSWIQKGWKRGKNEPVKNVDLWKRLLKAKEPHQVTFCWVKGHDGHEMNERCDALATGAADGGGLLEDPGSPPADS; encoded by the coding sequence ATGCTGGTTGAGATATTTACGGACGGTTCCGCCAGAGGGAATCCGGATGGGCCTGGTGGATACGGCTGCGTCCTGCACTATCGGGACGGCAGGGGTCAGCTCCATGAGAGGGAGCTGTCGCAGGGATATGTAAAAACCACCAACAACCGGATGGAGTTGATGGCGGCTATCGCAGGACTGGAGGCTCTGAACCGTCCCTGTGAAGTGCGGCTGTATTCTGATTCTAAGTATCTGGTGGATGCATTTAATCAGCACTGGATTGACTCCTGGATACAAAAAGGCTGGAAGAGAGGTAAAAATGAGCCTGTTAAAAATGTTGACCTCTGGAAGCGTCTGCTGAAGGCTAAGGAACCGCACCAGGTTACTTTTTGCTGGGTAAAGGGCCATGACGGCCATGAAATGAATGAGAGATGTGACGCCCTGGCGACTGGCGCCGCAGATGGCGGCGGACTGCTTGAGGACCCTGGCAGCCCGCCTGCGGACAGTTAA